One Pseudomonas brassicacearum genomic region harbors:
- a CDS encoding MetQ/NlpA family ABC transporter substrate-binding protein: MKKLLVAFAAAAAFSAHAADTLTVAATPVPHAEILEFVKPALAKEGVDLKVKVFTDYIQPNVQVAEKRLDANFFQHQPYLDEFNKAKGTHLVSVAGVHLEPLGAYSSKYKALTELPGGANVVIPNDATNGGRALLLLAKAGVIKLKDSNNILSTTKDIVENPKDLKFRELEAATIPRVLTQVDLALINTNYALEAKLDPSKDALVIEGSDSPYVNILVARDDDKDSEAMKKLVAALHTPEVKAFILEKYKGAVLPAF; encoded by the coding sequence ATGAAAAAACTACTGGTTGCCTTCGCTGCCGCCGCAGCGTTTTCCGCCCACGCCGCCGACACCCTGACCGTCGCCGCAACGCCGGTACCGCACGCGGAAATCCTCGAATTCGTCAAACCGGCCCTGGCCAAAGAAGGCGTCGACCTGAAGGTCAAAGTCTTCACCGACTACATCCAGCCGAACGTACAGGTCGCGGAAAAGCGCCTGGACGCCAACTTCTTCCAACACCAGCCGTACCTGGATGAGTTCAACAAAGCCAAGGGCACGCACCTGGTGAGCGTGGCCGGTGTGCACCTGGAACCCCTGGGCGCGTACTCCAGCAAGTACAAGGCACTTACAGAACTGCCGGGCGGCGCCAACGTGGTGATCCCGAACGACGCCACCAACGGCGGCCGCGCGCTGTTGCTGCTGGCGAAGGCTGGGGTGATCAAGTTGAAGGATTCGAACAACATCCTGTCGACTACCAAGGACATTGTTGAGAACCCGAAGGATTTGAAATTCCGTGAACTGGAAGCGGCGACCATTCCGCGGGTGCTGACCCAGGTGGATCTGGCGTTGATCAATACCAACTATGCGTTGGAGGCGAAGCTTGATCCTTCCAAGGATGCGCTGGTGATTGAAGGTAGCGACTCGCCGTATGTGAACATCCTGGTGGCTCGTGACGACGACAAGGACAGTGAGGCGATGAAGAAGCTGGTTGCGGCGTTGCACACGCCGGAAGTGAAGGCTTTTATTCTTGAGAAGTACAAAGGCGCGGTTTTGCCGGCGTTTTGA
- a CDS encoding methionine ABC transporter permease — MELLSSFFSNIDWLEIWLATGDTFLMLFGSLLFTVLLGLPLGVLLFLCSPRQLLEARGVYALLSLIVNILRSLPFIILLIVMIPFTVLITGTSLGVAGAIPPLVVGATPFFARLVETALREVDRGIIEATQAMGATTRQIIVNALLPEARPGIFAAITVTAITLVSYTAMAGVVGAGGLGDLAIRFGYQRFQTDVMVVTVVLLLVLVQVLQTAGDKLVVHFSRK, encoded by the coding sequence ATGGAACTGTTGAGTTCGTTCTTCTCCAACATCGACTGGCTGGAAATCTGGCTAGCCACCGGCGACACCTTCCTGATGCTCTTCGGTTCGCTGTTGTTTACCGTGCTGCTCGGCCTGCCCTTGGGCGTGTTGCTGTTCCTCTGCAGCCCGCGCCAGTTGCTCGAAGCCCGGGGCGTATATGCGCTGCTGTCGCTGATCGTGAATATCCTGCGCTCGCTGCCGTTCATCATCCTGTTGATCGTGATGATTCCGTTCACGGTATTGATCACTGGCACGTCGCTGGGCGTGGCTGGCGCGATTCCCCCGCTGGTGGTCGGCGCGACGCCGTTCTTCGCCCGCCTGGTGGAAACCGCCTTGCGCGAAGTCGATCGCGGCATCATCGAAGCGACCCAGGCCATGGGCGCGACGACCCGGCAGATCATCGTCAACGCCTTGCTGCCGGAAGCCCGTCCAGGCATTTTTGCAGCGATTACGGTGACAGCGATTACGCTGGTGTCCTACACGGCCATGGCCGGTGTGGTGGGCGCCGGTGGCTTGGGCGATCTAGCGATCCGTTTCGGTTACCAGCGTTTCCAGACCGACGTCATGGTGGTCACGGTGGTGTTGCTGCTGGTGCTGGTCCAGGTCCTGCAGACCGCGGGCGACAAACTGGTTGTACATTTTTCTAGAAAATAA
- a CDS encoding methionine ABC transporter ATP-binding protein, with translation MIEFQNVHKTYRVAGKDIPALHPTSLTIENGQVFGLIGHSGAGKSTLLRLINRLEDSSGGKIIVDGEEVTALDASGLRRFRQQVGMIFQHFNLLASKTVADNVALPLTLAGELSRSEIDRRVAELLARVGLSDHAKKYPAQLSGGQKQRVGIARALATKPKILLCDEATSALDPQTTASVLQLLAEINRELKLTIVLITHEMDVIRRVCDQVAVMDAGVIVEQGSVAEVFLHPKHPTTKRFVQEDEQIDESEQRDDFAHVPGRIVRLTFQGEATYAPLLGTVARETGVDYSILAGRIDRIKDTPYGQLTLAITGGDMEAAFARFTAADVHMEVLR, from the coding sequence GTGATCGAGTTTCAAAACGTCCATAAAACCTACCGGGTCGCCGGTAAGGATATCCCCGCCCTGCACCCGACCAGTCTGACGATTGAGAACGGGCAGGTCTTCGGCCTGATTGGCCATTCCGGTGCGGGAAAAAGTACCCTGCTGCGCCTGATCAACCGCCTGGAAGACTCCAGCGGCGGCAAGATCATCGTCGACGGCGAAGAAGTCACCGCCCTGGACGCCAGCGGCCTGCGGCGTTTCCGTCAACAGGTCGGGATGATTTTCCAGCACTTCAACCTGCTGGCGTCCAAGACCGTGGCCGATAACGTGGCGCTGCCGCTGACGCTGGCGGGCGAATTGTCCCGCAGCGAAATCGACCGCCGTGTTGCCGAGTTACTCGCTCGCGTGGGCTTATCCGATCACGCCAAGAAATACCCGGCGCAATTGTCTGGCGGTCAAAAACAACGCGTCGGCATCGCCCGCGCCCTGGCGACCAAACCCAAGATCCTGCTGTGCGACGAAGCCACCAGTGCCCTCGACCCGCAAACCACCGCCTCGGTCTTGCAACTGCTGGCGGAGATCAATCGCGAGCTGAAGTTGACCATCGTGCTGATCACCCATGAAATGGACGTAATCCGCCGGGTCTGCGATCAAGTGGCGGTGATGGACGCCGGCGTGATTGTCGAGCAAGGCTCGGTGGCCGAGGTGTTCCTGCATCCCAAGCACCCGACCACCAAGCGTTTTGTCCAGGAAGACGAGCAGATTGACGAAAGCGAACAGCGCGACGACTTTGCTCACGTACCGGGGCGCATCGTGCGTCTGACATTCCAGGGCGAAGCAACCTACGCGCCATTGCTCGGCACCGTCGCCCGGGAAACCGGCGTGGACTACAGCATCCTGGCCGGTCGCATCGACCGCATCAAAGACACCCCCTACGGGCAACTGACCCTCGCCATCACCGGCGGTGATATGGAGGCGGCGTTTGCCCGCTTCACCGCGGCTGATGTCCACATGGAGGTGCTGCGCTAA
- the katE gene encoding catalase HPII gives MSTKKPTVNKSQLAGTDTLDRGNTNAKLESLEPFRSDATEQALRTNQGVKIADNQNTLRAGARGPSLLEDFIMREKITHFDHERIPERIVHARGTGAHGYFQSYEAHSALTKAGFLQDPSKKTPVFVRFSTVQGPRGSGDTVRDVRGFAVKFFTEEGNFDLVGNNMPVFFIQDAIKFPDFVHAVKPEPHNEIPTGGSAHDTFWDFVSLVPESAHMVIWAMSDRAIPKSLRSMQGFGVHTFRMINAEGKSSFVKFHWRPTVGTCSLVWDEAQKLAGKDTDYHRRDLWESIEMGDYPEWEFGVQIVAEEDEHKFDFDLLDPTKIIPEELVPITPLGKMVLNRNPDNFFAEVEQVAFCPGHIVPGIDFSNDPLLQGRLFSYTDTQISRLGGPNFHELPINRAITPVHNGQRDAMHRTTIDKGRTSYEPNSIDGGWPKETPPGPEDGGFESYPERIDAYKIRQRSESFGDHFSQARLFYKSMSAHEQEHIIAAYSFELGKVEREFIRARQVNEILANIDLELAARVAKNLGLTAPTAGTVDVPKTSLEQSPALSQANLLPGDIKTRKVAVLVANGVDGAIIDALKQALKAQGAHAKVLGPTSAPVTTADGKTLPVDASMEGLPSIAFDAVFVPGGAESIKALSTDGVALHYLLEAYKHLKAIALNGEARQLLVLLKLEADAGLIPDADAGKFQAFFDAIAQHRVWAREPKAKAIPA, from the coding sequence ATGAGTACCAAAAAGCCCACGGTCAACAAGAGCCAACTGGCCGGGACCGACACCTTGGATCGCGGCAACACCAACGCCAAGCTCGAGAGCCTGGAGCCGTTTCGCTCCGACGCCACCGAGCAGGCTTTGCGCACCAATCAGGGTGTGAAAATCGCCGATAACCAGAACACCCTCCGGGCCGGCGCCCGCGGCCCGTCGCTTCTGGAAGACTTCATCATGCGTGAAAAAATCACGCATTTTGACCATGAACGGATCCCGGAACGCATCGTTCACGCCCGCGGTACCGGCGCCCATGGATACTTTCAGAGCTATGAAGCGCATTCGGCACTGACCAAGGCCGGATTCCTACAAGACCCAAGCAAGAAAACCCCGGTGTTCGTGCGTTTTTCCACCGTGCAAGGCCCACGGGGTTCCGGCGACACCGTGCGGGACGTTCGTGGCTTTGCGGTCAAGTTCTTCACCGAGGAAGGCAACTTCGATCTGGTGGGCAACAACATGCCGGTGTTTTTCATCCAGGATGCGATCAAATTCCCCGATTTTGTCCACGCGGTGAAACCCGAACCCCACAATGAAATCCCTACCGGCGGTTCAGCCCACGACACGTTTTGGGATTTTGTCTCGCTGGTGCCGGAATCGGCGCACATGGTGATCTGGGCGATGTCCGACCGGGCCATTCCGAAAAGCCTGCGGAGCATGCAGGGCTTCGGTGTGCACACCTTCCGCATGATCAACGCCGAAGGCAAAAGCAGCTTCGTCAAATTCCACTGGCGGCCAACAGTCGGTACTTGCTCGTTAGTGTGGGACGAAGCCCAGAAGCTGGCGGGTAAGGATACTGACTACCACCGTCGCGATCTCTGGGAGTCGATCGAGATGGGGGACTACCCAGAATGGGAATTTGGCGTACAAATCGTCGCCGAGGAAGACGAGCATAAATTCGACTTCGACCTGCTCGACCCGACCAAGATCATCCCGGAAGAACTCGTGCCTATCACGCCCCTGGGCAAGATGGTGCTGAACCGTAACCCGGACAATTTCTTCGCCGAGGTCGAGCAAGTCGCCTTCTGCCCTGGGCACATCGTGCCGGGCATCGACTTTTCCAACGACCCCTTGCTGCAGGGCCGGTTGTTTTCCTACACCGATACGCAAATCAGCCGACTCGGCGGGCCGAATTTTCATGAGCTGCCGATCAACCGGGCGATCACCCCGGTGCACAACGGTCAGCGTGACGCCATGCACCGCACCACCATCGATAAGGGGCGCACGTCCTACGAGCCGAACTCCATCGATGGTGGCTGGCCGAAGGAAACCCCGCCAGGCCCTGAAGACGGTGGCTTCGAAAGCTATCCGGAGCGCATCGATGCCTACAAGATCCGCCAGCGCAGTGAGTCGTTTGGCGATCACTTCTCCCAGGCCCGGCTGTTCTACAAGAGCATGAGTGCCCACGAGCAAGAGCACATCATTGCCGCCTACAGCTTCGAACTGGGCAAGGTAGAGCGTGAATTCATCCGGGCGCGGCAGGTCAACGAGATCCTGGCTAACATCGATCTGGAACTGGCTGCGCGGGTGGCAAAAAACCTGGGGCTGACCGCCCCCACTGCGGGCACCGTCGATGTGCCGAAAACCTCTCTGGAGCAATCGCCGGCCTTGAGCCAGGCGAACCTGCTGCCTGGGGACATCAAGACGCGAAAAGTGGCGGTGCTGGTGGCTAACGGTGTCGATGGCGCGATCATCGATGCGCTCAAGCAGGCTTTGAAGGCGCAGGGCGCCCACGCCAAGGTGCTGGGGCCGACTTCTGCGCCAGTGACCACCGCTGATGGGAAAACGCTACCGGTGGATGCGTCCATGGAAGGGTTGCCGTCCATTGCCTTTGATGCGGTGTTCGTGCCGGGTGGCGCGGAGTCGATCAAGGCCTTGAGTACCGACGGCGTGGCCCTGCATTACTTGCTTGAAGCCTATAAGCACCTCAAGGCCATTGCTCTGAATGGCGAAGCGCGGCAATTGCTGGTGTTGTTGAAGCTGGAGGCGGATGCGGGGCTGATTCCTGACGCGGATGCTGGCAAGTTCCAGGCATTCTTCGACGCGATTGCCCAGCATCGGGTGTGGGCGCGGGAGCCTAAGGCGAAG